Proteins from a single region of Chloroherpeton thalassium ATCC 35110:
- a CDS encoding ABC transporter ATP-binding protein gives MKKIIELRNVTAFRGEKEIYRNLSLEVVSGCNTAILGPNGAGKTTLLKLLSREIYPKQTKESFIRVFGKERWNIWELRSHFGMISHDLQHRYIESATGLNVILSGLYSSIDTWQHQHFEPADIEKAMKIMEDLAICPLRERCFAEMSTGEQRRFLLGRALINEPDALLLDEPTSGLDIKAAFQYLEIIRRLMQTGRTVILVTHHIHEIPPEISRVILLKNGQILDDGEKGATLTSEKLSHLFEVPVHVAKAHGYFQVLPAGSSAG, from the coding sequence GTGAAAAAAATTATTGAGTTAAGGAATGTCACGGCATTTCGTGGAGAGAAAGAAATTTACAGAAATCTGTCGTTGGAAGTCGTGTCTGGCTGTAATACAGCCATTTTAGGTCCAAATGGAGCCGGAAAAACAACGTTATTGAAACTGCTTTCGCGCGAAATTTATCCAAAGCAAACCAAAGAAAGTTTCATCCGCGTTTTCGGCAAGGAGCGCTGGAACATTTGGGAATTGCGTTCGCATTTTGGCATGATTTCGCACGATCTTCAACATCGTTATATTGAAAGTGCCACAGGTTTAAATGTGATTTTATCGGGTCTTTATTCCAGCATCGACACTTGGCAGCACCAGCATTTTGAGCCAGCCGACATTGAAAAAGCGATGAAAATCATGGAAGATTTGGCGATTTGCCCACTTCGTGAGCGTTGCTTTGCTGAAATGTCCACTGGCGAGCAACGGCGTTTTTTGCTCGGGCGCGCGCTGATCAACGAGCCTGACGCACTGTTGCTCGATGAGCCAACCAGCGGATTGGATATAAAAGCCGCTTTTCAATACCTTGAAATCATTCGCCGTTTGATGCAAACAGGCCGCACGGTCATTTTGGTAACGCACCACATCCATGAAATTCCGCCGGAAATTTCCCGCGTAATTCTTTTGAAAAACGGTCAGATTCTTGATGACGGGGAAAAGGGAGCGACGTTGACTTCTGAAAAATTAAGCCATCTTTTTGAAGTTCCGGTGCATGTTGCTAAAGCGCATGGGTACTTTCAAGTATTGCCAGCCGGTAGTTCTGCAGGCTAA
- a CDS encoding sodium:solute symporter family protein gives MDVQTWTFLIVGVSFAIYIGIAIWSKAGSTKDFYVAGGGVPPIANGMATAADWMSAASFISMAGLISFLGYDGSVYLMGWTGGYVLLALLLAPYLRKFGKFTVPDFVGDRYYSDVARTIAVICAIFVSFTYVAGQMRGVGVVFSRFLETDINTGIYIGMGIVFFYAVLGGMKGITYTQVAQFCVLIFAYMVPAFFISMQLTGNPIPQLGFGGNEVTSGRPILEVLDGLHHELGFAEYTSGKKPMIDVFFITAALMVGTAGLPHVIVRFFTVPKVRDARISAGWALIFIAILYTTAPAVATFARTNLIKTVSDVAYSSAPVWFTNWEKTGLIKFEDKNGDGKIQYYNDKNTNPEFVAKAESNGWKGNELTIDRDIMVLANPEIAQLPNWVVALVAAGGLAAALSTAAGLLLVISTSVSHDLLKKQIKPDISESGELMAARIAAAVAVVVAGYFGINPPGFVAQVVAFAFGLAASSFFPAIILGIFDKRMNREGAMAGMVLGIVFTAAYIIYFKFISPEANTPENWWFGISPEGIGTLGMLMNFVVSLIVSRMTAEPPQDVQQIVEDIRFPRGAGQASAH, from the coding sequence ATGGATGTACAAACATGGACGTTTCTGATTGTAGGGGTTTCATTTGCCATCTACATCGGAATTGCAATTTGGTCTAAAGCCGGCAGCACAAAAGATTTTTACGTGGCTGGCGGTGGCGTGCCACCTATTGCCAACGGAATGGCGACCGCAGCAGACTGGATGTCGGCGGCTTCGTTTATTTCAATGGCTGGTCTTATTTCGTTTCTTGGCTATGATGGCTCTGTTTACTTAATGGGTTGGACTGGCGGCTATGTCTTGCTCGCTTTGCTACTTGCACCGTATCTTCGCAAATTCGGAAAATTTACCGTTCCTGACTTCGTTGGCGATCGCTACTACTCCGATGTTGCTCGCACCATTGCGGTTATTTGCGCCATTTTTGTGTCGTTTACTTATGTTGCTGGTCAGATGCGCGGCGTGGGAGTTGTGTTTTCTCGTTTCTTGGAAACCGACATCAACACCGGAATTTACATCGGTATGGGAATCGTGTTTTTCTACGCGGTGCTTGGCGGCATGAAAGGCATTACCTATACACAAGTTGCGCAGTTCTGCGTACTGATTTTTGCATACATGGTGCCTGCGTTCTTCATTTCCATGCAATTAACAGGCAACCCAATTCCTCAGCTTGGTTTTGGCGGAAATGAAGTGACCAGCGGACGCCCCATCCTTGAGGTTTTAGATGGCTTGCATCATGAGCTCGGCTTTGCAGAATACACTTCAGGCAAAAAACCGATGATCGATGTTTTCTTTATCACAGCAGCTTTGATGGTGGGTACAGCCGGTTTGCCTCACGTAATTGTTCGGTTCTTCACCGTTCCGAAAGTTCGCGACGCACGTATTTCTGCTGGCTGGGCGTTGATTTTTATCGCGATTCTCTACACAACTGCGCCGGCAGTTGCAACTTTTGCTCGCACAAATTTAATCAAAACGGTCAGCGACGTGGCTTATAGCAGCGCGCCGGTTTGGTTCACCAACTGGGAAAAAACCGGATTGATTAAATTTGAGGATAAAAATGGCGATGGTAAAATTCAATATTACAACGACAAAAACACAAACCCTGAATTCGTTGCAAAAGCTGAAAGCAACGGCTGGAAAGGAAACGAGCTGACCATCGACCGCGATATTATGGTGCTGGCTAACCCAGAAATTGCACAGCTTCCAAACTGGGTGGTGGCACTGGTTGCAGCTGGCGGTTTGGCAGCGGCGCTCTCCACAGCAGCGGGCCTTTTGCTTGTTATTTCCACTTCGGTTTCGCACGACTTGCTCAAAAAGCAAATCAAGCCCGATATTTCTGAAAGTGGCGAATTGATGGCAGCGCGCATCGCGGCGGCGGTTGCAGTTGTGGTTGCAGGATATTTCGGTATCAACCCGCCTGGATTTGTTGCGCAGGTGGTTGCATTTGCGTTCGGTTTGGCGGCCTCGTCGTTCTTCCCTGCGATCATTTTGGGAATTTTCGACAAGCGCATGAACCGCGAAGGCGCTATGGCTGGAATGGTTTTAGGCATCGTTTTCACAGCTGCCTACATTATTTATTTCAAATTTATCTCTCCAGAGGCAAACACGCCGGAAAACTGGTGGTTTGGGATTTCACCAGAAGGCATCGGCACATTGGGTATGCTTATGAACTTTGTTGTCTCGCTTATCGTCTCTCGCATGACGGCAGAGCCACCGCAGGATGTACAACAAATCGTTGAAGATATTCGCTTCCCAAGAGGTGCTGGCCAAGCTTCTGCTCACTAA
- a CDS encoding DUF4212 domain-containing protein, with protein sequence MQNGKLQEYWKANLKYLVILLAIWFMGSYGFGILFVDALNSIQVGGFKLGFWFAQQGSIYVFVVLIFVYVQLMNKLDKEYDVHED encoded by the coding sequence ATGCAAAACGGAAAACTTCAAGAATACTGGAAGGCTAACCTCAAATACTTGGTGATTTTATTAGCCATCTGGTTCATGGGTTCATATGGATTTGGCATCCTTTTTGTCGACGCCTTGAACAGCATTCAGGTGGGCGGCTTCAAACTCGGATTTTGGTTTGCGCAACAAGGCTCAATTTATGTGTTCGTCGTTCTCATATTCGTTTATGTGCAATTGATGAACAAGCTCGACAAAGAGTATGATGTGCATGAAGATTAA
- a CDS encoding thiol-disulfide oxidoreductase DCC family protein, with protein sequence MQPILIYDGHCNLCVNFVKMVEPFNDEGKGRFKVRLVPYQKADELVTAFKLDKEALKSAFHLIDENGNVFKAGQAIDKLADIYPLLKFGSPFLQQILEKLFIKRLRKIVTLFLDVGMNVMFRHVMNPSKNKKAFFRDYVFSLLNRTS encoded by the coding sequence ATGCAACCGATTTTGATTTATGATGGGCACTGCAATTTGTGCGTGAATTTTGTGAAAATGGTCGAGCCGTTTAATGACGAGGGAAAAGGGCGCTTCAAAGTGCGCTTGGTGCCGTATCAAAAAGCGGACGAATTGGTTACGGCTTTTAAGCTGGATAAAGAGGCGTTAAAATCAGCATTTCATTTAATTGATGAAAATGGAAATGTATTTAAAGCTGGCCAAGCCATTGACAAGTTAGCTGATATTTACCCGCTTCTTAAGTTCGGCTCGCCATTTTTACAACAAATCTTGGAGAAGCTTTTTATCAAACGGTTGCGGAAAATCGTTACGCTATTTTTGGATGTAGGGATGAATGTTATGTTTCGGCATGTTATGAATCCAAGCAAAAATAAAAAAGCTTTCTTTCGAGACTACGTCTTTTCATTATTAAACAGGACTTCATAA
- a CDS encoding helix-turn-helix domain-containing protein yields the protein MNTSPNIETDVLYIKNMACNCCLLLIQEKLEELGLVVKDISLGKISVGYGETRVSREAISAMLNRYGLDLVHSREDKLVEQIKIAVIELIHQLNNVDSIVRKSDYLVEKLGLSYPYLSKVFSEHEHQTLEKYIIVQKIERIKHLIDSEEYALGEIAYMMDYSSVQYLSNQFKSVTGMTVTEYKSGDRTRKNPIDTL from the coding sequence ATGAACACATCCCCAAATATAGAAACCGACGTCCTCTACATCAAAAACATGGCGTGCAATTGTTGCCTGTTGCTTATCCAAGAAAAACTCGAAGAGCTTGGGTTGGTGGTAAAGGATATTTCGCTTGGGAAAATTTCCGTTGGCTATGGCGAAACGCGCGTTTCGCGTGAGGCCATCAGCGCGATGCTCAATCGCTACGGGTTGGATCTGGTGCATAGCCGCGAAGACAAGCTCGTCGAGCAGATCAAAATTGCGGTTATCGAACTGATTCATCAGTTGAACAATGTGGATTCGATTGTGCGCAAATCGGATTATCTGGTTGAAAAACTGGGGCTGAGCTATCCGTATCTTTCCAAGGTATTTTCGGAGCATGAGCACCAAACGCTGGAGAAATATATCATTGTGCAAAAAATCGAGCGCATCAAGCATTTGATTGACAGCGAAGAATACGCGCTCGGCGAAATCGCCTACATGATGGACTATTCCAGCGTGCAATACCTTTCCAACCAATTCAAAAGCGTCACCGGCATGACCGTTACCGAATACAAATCCGGCGACCGAACCCGCAAAAACCCCATTGATACGCTTTAA
- a CDS encoding HD domain-containing phosphohydrolase, which translates to MTSAVRFYDFVGLELEYIDKIFADFSLENTFESGTSFSSVAHTFSLHDIEDRRTVLFLSLSQMSDFFRAVPFDLRKKIDLILVAWPEELLLYGDYTELFEKYGFFEVLEQPIKVTSFSMLLKKLELHWKNHTPLQASARQELHELKTIHEISLKLSGHREIRALLKMVRDICEEVTGADSVCVYLVVEREGIGYNKENYLENKQLQYEPDAKNSAAVFSESHETFESDSQIGYAAISLKTVPGYVAMSQQVLHIKDAYHLPHSTTYTINKSFESEHDYRTKSMLVVPIISRSEDKHTIGVVQLANKKINANDTLTASGDIEAKVTEFTDRDERLVQAVALHAGICLQSLKLYNNEQKLLEGFIKASVKAIESRDPTTSGHSSRVAQLVVEFAKAVSSSPEWAFRNVKYTPRDIKEIEYAALLHDFGKIGVRESVLVKANKLHPNELSSLLGRYRVIMKAIELRFAQKKFGLVIRLGKKRAMPILQELDKDCQKYLEETKQNLQIILTANAATHNGAELSDELENIKSKIFYFNESEEYEYLTDSEYKQLTLKSGTLSRDERDEIQMHVSHSFDFLRNIPWTDDLKQIPLIAYAHHERNDGSGYPNGLVDSAIPIPSKMMAIADIFDALTSPERPYKKGMSTQVALNILQSEADNNKIDPKLFNIFLEKKIYEVLFNNEKT; encoded by the coding sequence ATGACATCCGCTGTCCGGTTTTACGATTTCGTCGGCTTAGAACTTGAGTACATCGACAAAATCTTTGCGGATTTTTCTTTGGAAAATACTTTTGAAAGCGGCACCAGCTTCAGTTCGGTAGCACATACTTTCTCGCTCCACGATATTGAAGACAGGCGAACTGTTCTATTTCTTTCGCTTTCCCAAATGAGCGATTTTTTTCGCGCCGTGCCGTTTGATTTGAGAAAAAAAATCGACCTCATCTTAGTGGCCTGGCCTGAAGAATTGCTGCTTTATGGCGATTACACCGAATTGTTTGAAAAATACGGTTTTTTCGAAGTTCTTGAGCAGCCGATAAAAGTGACCTCTTTTTCGATGTTGCTAAAAAAACTTGAGCTACACTGGAAAAATCATACCCCGCTGCAAGCCTCCGCACGCCAAGAACTGCACGAGTTGAAAACCATCCACGAAATTAGCCTTAAACTATCGGGGCATAGGGAAATTCGAGCGCTGCTAAAAATGGTGCGTGATATTTGCGAAGAGGTAACCGGCGCTGACTCGGTATGTGTGTATTTGGTTGTTGAACGCGAAGGCATCGGGTATAACAAAGAAAATTATTTGGAAAACAAGCAGTTGCAATACGAACCCGACGCAAAAAACAGCGCCGCCGTTTTTTCGGAATCGCATGAGACGTTTGAGAGCGATTCTCAAATTGGCTACGCGGCGATTTCTCTAAAAACGGTACCAGGCTACGTGGCCATGTCGCAGCAAGTTTTGCACATCAAAGATGCTTATCATTTGCCTCATAGCACCACTTACACCATCAATAAATCTTTTGAGTCTGAGCACGATTATAGAACGAAATCGATGCTTGTTGTGCCGATTATTTCCCGCAGTGAGGATAAACACACCATTGGAGTCGTTCAGTTAGCCAACAAAAAAATCAACGCCAACGACACGCTCACGGCCTCTGGAGATATCGAAGCGAAAGTAACCGAATTTACCGACCGCGACGAACGACTGGTTCAAGCTGTTGCGCTGCACGCGGGCATTTGCCTTCAAAGCCTGAAGCTTTATAACAATGAACAGAAACTGCTGGAAGGCTTTATCAAAGCCTCTGTAAAAGCCATTGAATCGCGAGATCCAACAACCTCAGGCCATTCCTCGCGCGTGGCACAATTGGTGGTCGAATTTGCAAAAGCGGTCAGCAGTTCACCAGAATGGGCGTTTAGAAATGTTAAATACACACCCAGAGATATTAAGGAAATTGAATATGCGGCGCTGCTGCATGATTTTGGAAAAATTGGAGTTCGCGAATCGGTTTTAGTGAAAGCCAACAAGCTTCACCCAAATGAACTTTCGAGCTTGCTCGGGCGCTACCGAGTGATTATGAAAGCCATTGAACTGCGGTTTGCACAAAAAAAATTTGGATTGGTGATTCGGTTAGGCAAAAAGCGGGCGATGCCGATTCTTCAGGAATTGGATAAAGATTGCCAAAAATACTTGGAAGAAACCAAGCAAAATCTTCAAATTATTTTAACGGCAAATGCCGCAACCCATAATGGCGCAGAACTTTCAGATGAGCTTGAAAATATAAAATCAAAGATATTTTATTTCAATGAGTCTGAAGAATATGAATATTTAACCGATAGCGAATACAAGCAGCTCACGCTGAAATCTGGAACGCTCAGTCGCGATGAGCGCGATGAGATCCAAATGCACGTCTCGCACTCATTTGACTTCCTAAGAAACATTCCTTGGACGGACGACTTAAAACAAATTCCTTTAATCGCTTACGCGCACCACGAACGCAACGATGGCAGCGGCTATCCAAACGGATTGGTTGATAGCGCCATTCCGATTCCATCAAAAATGATGGCCATTGCCGACATTTTTGACGCGCTCACCTCGCCAGAGCGCCCTTATAAAAAAGGCATGAGCACACAGGTTGCACTCAATATTTTGCAAAGCGAAGCAGACAACAACAAAATCGATCCAAAATTGTTTAATATTTTTCTTGAGAAAAAGATTTATGAAGTCCTGTTTAATAATGAAAAGACGTAG
- a CDS encoding DUF1350 family protein — MRIDYMRISKSWVAEHPKPKGVILFYGSPLFGQIPTVSYDYFLENLYNAEYSIVAIPFQFGFNHAGIAEALLEERDKVRQEVPALAELPTFWIGHGLGCKYIALLEVFTDPKTNVFLMKTPDAGNIEKQGILNEPSLFIAPEIADTNAMTQLPVVSSLLNWMNFGAYPSKEELKQLIQESELFELTGMISFLNDFTSDNAKDAASYNDAAWFFEALNQKTNGQFPYKEVSDGYDKPFGLRVGDVVFDMALSTSLTRSLPRELEPATIELLDELAQRCGAISSTLQIKKPEPVKPIVVEEKKPEPVKPVVEEKKPEPVKPVVEEKKPEPVKPVVEEKKLEPVKPIVEEKKPEPVKPVVEEKKPEPVKPVVAEKKPEPVKPIVEEKKPEPVKPVVEEKKPEPVKPVVEEKKPEPVKPVVAEKKPEPVKPIVEEKKPEPVKPVVEEKKPEPVKPVVEEKKPEPVKPVVEEKKPEPVKPVVAEKKPEPAKSHGAMKPSGNKKAEHQKSSDIKPAFDAKKAEPAKKPEQKPAEETPVYEARKIAEGTQEGSSPKTAQSSTFSGFKKKKKKKTKK; from the coding sequence ATGCGTATCGACTATATGCGGATATCCAAAAGCTGGGTAGCCGAGCATCCGAAGCCAAAAGGCGTTATTTTATTTTATGGGAGTCCACTCTTCGGCCAAATTCCAACCGTATCTTACGATTACTTTTTGGAAAACTTATACAACGCAGAGTATTCAATCGTCGCTATTCCGTTTCAGTTTGGATTTAATCATGCTGGTATAGCCGAAGCGTTGCTTGAAGAACGCGACAAGGTTCGCCAGGAAGTGCCAGCTTTGGCTGAGTTACCCACTTTTTGGATAGGACATGGACTTGGTTGTAAATACATCGCCCTGCTGGAAGTGTTCACCGATCCAAAAACCAATGTGTTTTTGATGAAAACACCGGATGCTGGCAACATTGAAAAACAAGGAATTTTAAACGAGCCATCTCTTTTCATTGCGCCTGAAATTGCAGACACTAACGCAATGACACAGTTGCCTGTGGTTTCGTCTTTGCTCAACTGGATGAATTTCGGGGCTTATCCATCCAAAGAAGAGCTCAAGCAATTGATTCAGGAAAGCGAGCTGTTTGAGCTAACTGGAATGATTTCGTTTTTAAACGATTTTACTTCCGACAATGCGAAAGATGCCGCCTCTTATAACGACGCCGCTTGGTTTTTTGAAGCCTTAAACCAAAAAACGAACGGCCAATTTCCTTATAAGGAAGTTAGTGATGGCTACGATAAGCCATTTGGACTTCGAGTCGGCGATGTTGTTTTTGATATGGCGCTCTCTACTTCTCTAACACGTTCTTTACCTCGCGAGCTCGAACCCGCGACCATTGAACTGCTTGATGAACTTGCTCAGCGCTGTGGTGCAATTTCTTCTACACTTCAAATTAAAAAGCCTGAGCCAGTTAAACCTATCGTCGTTGAGGAAAAGAAACCCGAGCCCGTTAAACCTGTCGTCGAGGAAAAGAAACCTGAGCCGGTTAAACCTGTCGTCGAGGAAAAGAAACCTGAGCCGGTTAAACCTGTCGTTGAGGAAAAGAAACTCGAGCCCGTTAAGCCCATCGTCGAGGAAAAGAAACCTGAACCGGTTAAACCTGTCGTCGAGGAAAAGAAACCTGAACCGGTTAAGCCCGTCGTCGCTGAGAAAAAGCCCGAGCCCGTTAAGCCCATCGTCGAGGAAAAGAAACCTGAACCGGTTAAACCTGTCGTCGAGGAAAAGAAACCTGAACCGGTTAAGCCCGTCGTCGAGGAAAAGAAACCTGAACCGGTTAAGCCCGTCGTCGCTGAGAAAAAGCCCGAGCCCGTTAAACCTATCGTTGAGGAGAAGAAACCTGAACCGGTTAAGCCCGTCGTCGAGGAAAAGAAACCTGAACCGGTTAAACCTGTCGTCGAGGAAAAGAAACCTGAACCGGTTAAGCCCGTCGTCGAGGAAAAGAAACCTGAGCCGGTTAAACCTGTCGTCGCTGAGAAAAAGCCCGAGCCAGCTAAATCTCATGGCGCCATGAAGCCTTCAGGAAACAAGAAAGCAGAACACCAAAAATCATCAGACATTAAACCGGCTTTTGATGCCAAAAAGGCTGAACCGGCTAAGAAACCTGAGCAAAAACCTGCTGAAGAAACACCTGTTTACGAAGCACGAAAAATAGCTGAAGGAACGCAAGAAGGTAGCTCGCCAAAAACAGCGCAATCGTCAACCTTCTCCGGGTTCAAAAAGAAAAAGAAGAAAAAAACAAAGAAATAG
- a CDS encoding sensor histidine kinase, producing the protein MKQVFLFLILAFFAFAKPLLANDIRSLMVKIHRTWSEADGLPQNSINAIAADPNGWLWIGTQDGAAYYNGLAWQSIRMPNHTTSNIIGPKCLLATPDSVIWFGTEGGGLHALRPVVGLTPEDWQWQSYNTATGLCSDFLNCLYYGKNGEIYIGTDKGVSVLHNGMISDFPNKKNAIREPVFSIYQTKSGEIYFGTAKGIFVFQHEKLQRLDFPNDLSVRILSITEGADGQIFFCSEGEGIFVYAQKSVSHLAESDGLASNVVCSSFRSENGTLFFGTNNGISLFHNNRFETLTEQDGLTNKVVLSIYAAPNGKTYFGTEVGLSIYEQGSFLSLTQSEGLQDKVVWSIFQDSAEHLYFGTSAGISFFDGNRLRAIGENTPLGKLTVRTIFESQDGTIFFGTNEGVYALSHGNLHTFLPKSALSENTIFAILEHKNELFFGTRDNGVFIYDGKQLQRLCTENGLSSNYIYTLYKSPNGKIYIGTRGGGLAIYDGKTLFSLKKEDGLPNNDVRAIIQDSKGRFCFGTNSGLSIYDGKTFTNLSDTSRPALPNNVIYQVQEDQFGRLYALTNKGICRITEMRTPNTFGELPFKIAQFGKSDGLPSLEGNAGASFKDSRGRLWFGTIAGLAMFDPSQETPDTLQKPVLINKISIRKLPASELSKFLTNKNLQGELQLSYDQNDIHFDYACLSYKRESETRFQTQLIGYDDAPSDWKKSVRKEYTNLPAGSYIFTVRGMDYAGNISKPASVSFAILPAPWQTWWAYLLYVLASGGLIFGLIRWRIATLEEQKRALEKIVAERTAEVVRQKTALETSNEELRKLSNLKTEFLSIAAHDLKNPLQSILGFAQLVKENAKNAEMVAQMGDAIYQSSKRMFLLIKDLLETSKIESGKLELNQSPVDLASLASIVADSLQFQAYQKEQTIQVQMEKSCDVLADGDRISEVLENLISNAVKYSPNKTTITIVVRKTRSENGDGQELVQLAVKDEGLGLSAEDKQKIFGRFQKLSARPTGGESSTGLGLSIVKTLVEAHGGRVWAESDGKNKGTTFFVELPAYKPAG; encoded by the coding sequence ATGAAACAGGTCTTTCTTTTTCTCATCCTCGCTTTTTTTGCGTTTGCAAAACCGCTTTTGGCAAACGACATTCGTTCGCTCATGGTCAAAATTCACCGGACGTGGAGCGAAGCAGATGGATTGCCACAAAACAGCATCAATGCGATTGCTGCTGATCCTAACGGCTGGCTTTGGATCGGGACACAGGACGGCGCAGCCTACTACAACGGGCTGGCTTGGCAATCTATCCGAATGCCGAACCACACCACCTCCAATATCATCGGCCCAAAATGCTTGCTCGCCACACCGGATAGCGTGATTTGGTTTGGCACGGAAGGCGGCGGCTTGCACGCGCTCCGGCCTGTCGTCGGCCTGACACCGGAAGATTGGCAATGGCAGAGCTACAACACCGCGACGGGACTTTGCAGTGATTTTCTCAATTGCCTCTATTATGGCAAAAACGGCGAGATTTACATCGGCACGGATAAAGGCGTTTCGGTTTTACACAACGGCATGATTTCAGATTTTCCTAACAAAAAAAATGCGATTCGCGAACCCGTTTTTTCAATTTACCAAACCAAATCCGGCGAGATTTATTTCGGAACAGCCAAAGGCATTTTTGTTTTTCAACATGAAAAACTACAACGACTTGATTTCCCTAACGATTTATCCGTTCGAATTTTAAGCATTACAGAAGGTGCTGACGGCCAGATTTTCTTTTGCAGCGAAGGCGAAGGCATTTTCGTGTACGCTCAAAAAAGCGTCTCGCACCTCGCAGAATCTGATGGCTTGGCAAGCAATGTGGTTTGTAGTTCGTTTCGCAGCGAAAATGGCACGCTCTTTTTTGGCACAAACAACGGCATCTCACTTTTTCATAATAACCGCTTTGAAACACTAACCGAACAAGATGGCCTAACCAATAAAGTTGTCTTAAGCATTTACGCTGCACCAAACGGGAAAACGTATTTTGGCACAGAAGTTGGCCTATCCATTTATGAACAAGGTTCGTTTTTAAGCCTAACACAAAGCGAAGGCTTGCAAGATAAGGTTGTGTGGTCAATTTTTCAGGATTCCGCGGAACATCTTTACTTCGGGACAAGTGCGGGCATTTCTTTTTTTGATGGAAACCGACTTCGCGCCATCGGAGAAAACACGCCGTTAGGCAAACTAACCGTTCGCACCATCTTTGAATCGCAGGATGGCACGATTTTTTTCGGGACAAATGAGGGCGTTTATGCCTTGTCTCATGGCAACCTGCACACGTTTTTGCCAAAAAGCGCGCTGAGCGAAAACACGATTTTCGCCATTTTAGAACACAAAAACGAGCTTTTTTTCGGCACGCGCGATAACGGCGTTTTCATTTACGACGGGAAACAATTGCAACGGCTTTGCACGGAAAACGGCCTTTCAAGCAACTATATTTATACACTTTACAAATCGCCTAACGGAAAAATTTACATCGGCACGCGCGGCGGCGGCCTGGCCATTTATGACGGCAAAACGCTTTTTTCGCTCAAAAAAGAAGATGGCTTGCCGAACAACGACGTTCGCGCGATCATTCAAGATTCCAAAGGCCGATTTTGCTTCGGCACAAATAGCGGCCTTTCAATTTACGACGGCAAAACTTTCACGAATTTAAGCGATACCTCACGGCCTGCGCTGCCTAACAATGTCATTTATCAAGTTCAGGAAGATCAATTTGGCAGGCTTTACGCGCTCACAAACAAAGGCATTTGCCGAATTACGGAAATGCGAACGCCGAACACCTTCGGCGAACTTCCGTTTAAAATCGCGCAATTTGGTAAATCGGACGGCCTGCCATCGCTTGAGGGCAACGCGGGCGCGTCGTTCAAGGATTCGCGCGGGCGACTTTGGTTTGGGACGATCGCCGGGCTGGCGATGTTTGACCCGTCGCAAGAAACGCCAGACACACTCCAGAAACCTGTTTTGATAAATAAGATCAGCATCCGCAAACTTCCAGCATCTGAGCTGTCAAAATTCCTAACAAATAAAAATTTGCAAGGCGAGCTTCAATTGAGCTACGACCAAAACGACATTCATTTCGATTATGCGTGCCTTTCCTACAAACGAGAATCGGAGACACGCTTTCAAACGCAGCTCATCGGCTACGATGACGCACCTTCCGATTGGAAAAAAAGCGTTCGCAAAGAATACACCAACTTGCCCGCCGGCAGTTATATTTTTACCGTTAGGGGAATGGATTATGCGGGAAATATTTCCAAACCGGCGTCTGTTTCATTTGCCATTTTGCCGGCGCCATGGCAGACTTGGTGGGCGTATTTGCTTTACGTATTGGCGTCTGGTGGCTTGATTTTCGGGCTGATTCGCTGGCGCATCGCAACGCTTGAAGAGCAAAAACGCGCTTTGGAAAAAATTGTGGCCGAAAGAACGGCTGAAGTTGTTAGGCAAAAAACGGCGCTTGAAACCTCGAATGAGGAACTTAGAAAATTAAGTAATTTAAAAACTGAGTTTTTGAGCATCGCCGCACACGACCTGAAAAATCCGCTACAATCCATTCTCGGATTTGCACAACTTGTCAAAGAAAACGCGAAAAATGCGGAGATGGTCGCGCAAATGGGCGATGCGATTTATCAATCATCTAAGCGCATGTTTTTATTAATTAAAGACTTGCTTGAAACCTCGAAAATTGAAAGCGGAAAATTGGAGCTTAATCAATCGCCGGTCGATTTAGCCTCGCTCGCAAGCATTGTTGCGGACTCGCTGCAATTTCAAGCCTATCAAAAAGAGCAAACGATTCAAGTTCAAATGGAAAAATCGTGCGATGTTTTAGCCGATGGTGACCGAATTTCCGAAGTGCTGGAAAACTTGATTTCGAACGCGGTAAAATATTCACCTAACAAAACAACGATCACGATCGTAGTTCGCAAAACGCGCTCTGAAAATGGCGATGGACAAGAACTTGTTCAGCTTGCGGTGAAGGACGAAGGACTTGGCCTTTCGGCTGAGGACAAGCAAAAGATTTTCGGGCGATTTCAAAAACTTTCGGCAAGACCGACAGGCGGCGAATCCTCAACTGGACTCGGCCTATCGATTGTGAAAACGCTCGTTGAAGCGCACGGCGGACGCGTTTGGGCCGAAAGCGACGGGAAAAACAAAGGCACGACCTTTTTCGTGGAACTGCCCGCTTATAAACCGGCAGGATAA